The Dreissena polymorpha isolate Duluth1 chromosome 9, UMN_Dpol_1.0, whole genome shotgun sequence genome contains the following window.
AGATCGACATATACGTGCCCAAAATCAACATGGGACAAATGAAAAAGCATGTCCATTTCGGGTAAGtgtgtttatgtatgtatgtgtatgcgAGAAGGTGGTGTGGTAGGCGTAGTATATGTGGATTCTTAATGCAATTTTTGATTCGACTGTCTTCCCTCCAAATGTGCTATTCTTACATTTATGCTTCGCTTTTATTAAACTGTATGTCCGAGTAGAATAAATTGGCgcatttgaacaagaaaaagcGTTTATTTTTCGAACATGTAATCACACCATTTTCTGCAAGCTATCGTACTTATGGTTTACTTACAAGTGTACAATAATCTACAAATATCTTATTTGGATTTCGAATGTGACAGCGTATATGGAAAAATAAACTAGTATTTCGTTCTTTTTGGCAAGTTTTGTTATTCTATTCTGATTCATACTAGTATTCACTTTGTCCCGCTAAGCCTATACAACGAAGAAAATCTGGATTTGCTTCAATCAAATGTGTCAAATTATGACCATTATTTCAAATGACGTATTGTTGAAATAATGCCTTAAATCTCTGTGTATAAAACGCACAGCTCTCTTATTTCCGACAGGGTATACGATGAAACATATAAGCAAATAGATGTTACTACAAACTgttcatatatgttttatatcaCGACTTTAAGTGTTCGAAATCTTACCGGAATTATCACGACATGCATGTGTTTTACACGTGAGGACAACAGTTAAGTCAATTCGTAAAGGTCCACGTTTTTGCAAAGTGTATTGACATTTTGCAGTGAAATTTTTATGAAAGTGCTTCGTTGCTTGAACGTCAtctaaaaagaaaacaacaacattctgTTCGATTTGTGTTTAGATTCAATCAAATGCCATCGTATTAAGGgcgaatgtatttaatataattgttgatattaagaaaaaaaactgtCAACATCTGTTGCGTTATTTCCTCATTTTAAAACGCTTCATTTGCTTTTATCAAAGAGATAAATATTCGGAAACCATTCGCGTTGCTATTTCTTTCAGTTTTTAATTTCAAGTTGTCAATAGTTCCATTTAAACAGGGGTTTAAGTTATTTTACTACATTAATCCTCTGGCAAATTATCTCATCAGAAATGAAACATCTCGCTGGATAGACATTCAAACAGATAACTTCAAACTTGGAACGCGGGTCAAAGAACAGTAAATTATTTGACGGAATCGACATATTTGAGATGGTATACTTCTAACTTAGATCGATATCAGTGAGCTGCGTTTTCCATTTCATGCGTGATCATAaatgtaaaacttgtttatttggTTCACATTGGATACAGCtgttaaaagcaaataatatcgtATTAAGTCGTAACTGATTCTTATTTTTAATAGTTGTTGGGATATTTTTTATCGTCAtcttcaaacaataacataccattatataatatatactgtGATTTAAAGGTTAGAAAACGACCTGAGTGTTTTCAAAAACACAAATGGTTCGTTTATCTATTAAAAATCATCGAGTGATTGAATGATAATTGAGTGATCGATTTAAATCACCAATAAAAATCAATAACTTAAGAGCATCTTTCAAGTTGGCTTAGTAAATATCATTCGAACCTGTTATTCGTAACGATTTGTAttctataatataattaaaagGCCCATCGCAGCTAATTCGCGTATTTGAACTATTTTCTTAAGTAACTATTCGCCTTTTTAGTTCGAGTACCTCGGTGCGTTTTTAGCGAAATTTTTGTCTGAAGTATTTACTTAAATAATGAACAACGGCTTCTGAAAGGAAATCGGAGTGATCTATTCGTGCCGCATGTTAACTATGGAGAGTTCCCAAGCAGTGAAAAGGCAAGCGAGACTATCGGCAGTAGGCCGCGAGCTGGCGAATGTGAATAACCGTATAGACTCCGTGAATACGAAGGTGGACTTGGTGACACGAGGTTTGAGCCCCGTGCCGAACAAGATGAGTAATTTGGAACAGGAAGTGGGTCAGAGAGGCCGGAAGTTGGAGGAGCTCGAGGAGCGAAACAAGCTACACTCTGCGAAGCTGAAGTTGCTTCAGAATGAGATTAAGTACGAGAAGATGCGAGCCGATATGTTGATGGATTATGCGAAGATAAAACGCGACGCTCAAGGGAATGGAGATATATATCACACGAACGGCGGGCAATTCTACGGAGAGGGTGATGTTCGCGGTCAAGTACCGGTAGCTGACGCATATGAAGACCGGATGGGCGGACCGCCTGGTAGCCCACGACGGAGTCACGCAGGGACGCCGCGTGTAGAGGCCGCGCCGCCAAAAAGTCCTCCAAAACCCGTGGCGCAGACGCCGCGACACCCGAAATACCAGTCAGACATGGGTCCGTACATCCGTATCGGGGACGCCGATACGTGGAGGTATCAGGATAACAAGGCCGATAACACAAATCAGGATATCGTGAATAAGCAGAATATAAACGACCGGATGTTGGATTTTGAGGAGCTACAGAAGGAGCGCCGGCGACATATTTATGGCTTCCACGACTCCACCGCTATTAACCCGCAGCTCTGGGAGGAGAAACCGAAACATCGGAAGTACCCTTGGTTCGATCACGAGGTAAATTTATGTATTATGTGACAAGTGGTAGTTGGGACCATTTGTAACTGGATCTTTTTCTTATGAAGATGATTTTGTTATAGAATGTGCGTTGATGACAGTATGAACGTGTGAACAGGTTGAGACGAAATCATAGAGTTAGTCAAAATCAGCATTCGGCTAAAAAGTTTTTGATTCTTTTATTTAAGTCGGTCCGGTAATTCTTTGTTACTGGGGCAGTATAGTCGCATATTGTTACACATTGAAACTTGACCACAATGGCTGCGTTACATACAGAGAGTGTTTATTAGCcatttttgtaatattgaaaCATAAATTGACGCCTAACATTATTCATACAAGATGCAAAGCGTTGAAACTCAGAATTAACTCAGTAAAATAACCACTTGCTCgcttaataaaatgttattctaATATGGTTCTTTAAACATTCCCATATTTATCATTCTTGGGTTCGTTCTCTTCACTTTATTGACATGTTTGGTTGACAACAAGATCTGTAAGTACGCCATTATCGCGATCTTTACTAAACACTTTAGACATCTTGAAAACCTTATCGATTTCTTTCAAGATTCAAATTCGCGTTCTCAAAAGATTATTTATTATATCAAATCAATAATCAATCATTATGAAAGAGGATGGAGCATATTTCAACTGAAGTGAACATCATATCGCCCCCAGTGCGTTAAACATAGCCGGTGAATGCCTATTGAAGATCCTTTCAAACTGGAAATAAATCCTGAGTTCGCGATCTGTACATTTGATTGTATGCACAAATAAAGATAACGTCAACaccttttacattttttattcgTTCATCCggtcatattttgtgtttaagaCGAATTAAAGTGATGACAATAATCTAGACATACTTTATGAATTTAGAGGAAATCCGTATTAAGAAGCAATCAGAATAGGGAAACGAGGTTCCAGTAATCGTTTTCCgtattattttaatatgcatttatatgAATTTGAACAGTATTTGTCGCGATATTCATTGCGCCTCGACTACAATAGATCTTAAAATGGTATTAAAGTTGATTTTAAACCAAATAATTCTTGAACAAAAAATTACTTGTCCTATTCCAACCACACCACAAAATAGTTGCTTCATCGCTAAATTGAGTCACATCTATGATGTAAGTTACATACATTAACCTCTTCTCCTTCATTAACCTCTTCTCCATGTACATGACGTTTCGTAATTCAAATAAGACCAATGTTCgatatacaaaaaaacaacaacaataaaatgttGCAAAGACTGAATATAATATATCATTGATCACTGTTCTCTCATATTTGATCGGTGTTTACCGGGAATGTAGTCAACAATCGCCGTGACACAAGGTGAGAATGTTCATTTGTTTTGAGAGAGCTGCTTTGTACATCTCGCTTACAAGACTGGACTGATATTATTATAtgtgtcgcgttttgagaaaactgggcttaatgcatgtgtgtaacgtgtcgtcccagattagcctgtgcagtccgcacaggctaatcagggacgacactttccgccaaaacttgattttcggtaaggaggaacttccttgaaacttaccataaaagcggaacgtgtcgtccctgattagcctgtgcggactgcacaagctaatctgggacgacactttacgcacatgcattgagtccagttttctcagaacgcgactcatatttatGTGCCGCCACAATAACAAGTAAGCCCGCCCATAGGTCGACTCAATTAATTCAGTGACATGCTAACTTATTAAATCAAAACGTCAAACGACAACAACAAGCGGTGCGAGCTGGTCCTTGTCTTTTATTTTTTCCGAGACCGATCTCGCAGTTTTATACTTGAAACTACCGGAAGCTATTGCATCTACGGCACATGGTCttttactttgaaatttaaaCTCGCACACTATGTATGGCCTTTGATAGTTAAAGCTGTATATTAACTAATTATCATGGGAAAATGTTTGccgtcttctttttttttaaatttttgttagCTTGTTACGTTTAAGGTAAGAAAACGTAAATGGTTTGGTTAATACTCTGTTAGACTTgcgcatcttcagccgactttaactttacccccccccccccccccccctccccagcAGTATGCAGCAAAGGCACACGGGCCAATTTTCCTCACAAGACCCATTTATAATCTTGAGTGGAGAGGCAGAATCGTGGAATCGTCTATCGTCTCAGCAATAGCCAGTATTTAGctcgggattcgaaccagggatcCTCCGATTCCTAGACCGGCTTATTACCAATAGAACACTGTTTTGCGTACATTACAGACGCTGCCGTACCCAGGCGGATTTATGTTCATCCGGTTTGATGACGCTGGCTACGACATGATGAACAACGCGCTCAAGATGCAACAGTCCATATGCAGACACGCGGGGGGTTATCTGATCGGCATTGCAAGGAAGGAGAAGGTAAAGTGAATGAAACAGCAAAATATGGCAGAATTGTGTGCTTAATATTGATTGCGCCCATAGGTTAACAAGTGTCTTCTATTATCACAGTGACAGATAacgtcacatcaaagtcacataataatataaatataaatataacaaatacgaTTCTCATGAACGGGAACGAAAACACCAAAATTACAACCACATTAATATCGTTATATGGAAATTGTTGATAGTTTCCCAAATTATGATTTAAAAActcatatattaaaatgttaacacTTTGTTTAAAGACACGAAATGAATCTCTGGactaagaaaaataataaaattattagtaatttaattaataatcCTCATGGGAAATATGGACCTTTAagatttgttcatttaaaaaggcACACTGCAtcttattaatgtttgttttgaccACGGTGTTTTCAACGTTGTGAATAAAATTTATTAATGGATCGTGTAGCTTTTAAAACGTGAACTATgtttataaaacacaaaacaataaatCCACGATAATCACGTTTTTCTGTTCTAACGCATTTCTACACTCTTTAACAGATCTACGTCTACGAGATCGCTCAACAAAACAAGCAGCAAAACTGGTCCCTGGCGCGTAACCAGCCTCATCGCCAGGCGCGCGCCACAGAGAACGCAGTTGCCGCCTTCTGGTTCACGAAGCGCGAGGCGGCGGAGTCGTACTTCGAGAACGGGTACCGGAACCGCCTCCGTGAGCCCTGCTTCCCGACGCCGAACGGATACGAGGCGTATTACGTGCCCCTGCTGAGCGCGCCACCTATGcgtaagtaaaaaaaaattacctatTTGTAACGTTTGacaaacatttttctaatgtgACACACTGTACAAGCAATTAGTGACGAATTGGAGAAAATATTGAGGAAccaaataatatgtttaaaaacggCGGCATCATTGTAACAATCATATAAATACACGCAAGACAGATTGACGTAAATCGTTCTCCAAAAATAATTTATTCGTGAAGCAAACGCAGCTAGTTGTTATTTTGGAGATCCTTTTTCCCATTATATCTgagtattttataaattataattatacacatatttatattttaataaactgagatccacactttcatttaaaatgagCATAAATTACATCACATCCGGCTGTTACAAGGTCCTGCCAACACGTTTCTGTTCATCGAGTTCCTCATGCATCCGTCAAAACACGCGGAATACCAAGAGCGACTGACGCAGTTCGAGGCGGAAATGCGCGACGACATGCAGCGCCTGGTGCCCGAATGTCGACCAATGGTGGTGTCCTCGCAGACTGGAAGAGTGATCTTCAAGCCGGGACTGTTTGTCAGCCCGTACAGCAAGCTGTTCATCAGCCGGTTTGAGTCTCAGAGAGATGTCGATGAAATCCTAAGAATAGGTCTGTTTACAGTAACGTATCTGGTTTTTGTTTTCCGagattataattttatattcaatttaataatATTCTTGAATAAGGTGTAGCCACTGTAGTATTTTATTTTCCGTGACGGTATAGATTGTTTTTAATTACATTCAGTGATACTTTTGCTTTGGTTGCATCAATTCGATGCTTAAGAACTCGGTCAACACGGGGTAGTTCAGTGCTTGAAAATAGATTGCCACTCGTTACAGGCCTACTATTCTTAACGACTTTTATCCTTGCACAGGTATGATCGAAGGTCTACGGCGGAAGTGGAACCTTCCCAGCGAAATGAATGTCTTCTCAATGACTGTCGAGGACGCCTTCTGACCCCTTTAAGGGGCCACTACCCAAGGGATATTGATTTCTAGAGCAATACACCCAGCTCGTAGCCAACCACGCCGATCACCGCGAACTTTAGCTTAGCGTTGAAAGGAAATAGTCGCAAACTGTGATATATCAGTTGAACATTTACGACCCTTTATAACGGGGCAGTTTCACACGGATTGGCTTTAATGAAATACATGATATTTGCGTCTGTTCAAACTGATGTAAGGCCGTTAATTATCAATATTTCGAAAGCTTATTGCTGAATATAAATCAAAAGATATGTATTCGTCTAACAAAAAGTCTTTTGGTAGCAAAATGTTTTTACATATTTGTCAAATTGTTGAATAGAGCGTGTGTAAAACTGTTCCGCTATACTATTTAGTGTCGTCAGTATAGTAAGCATTTAGTCCTTCATCATACAcacatgagcctcgttctgggaaatctaggcttaatgcatgtccgtgaATGTCATCACAGATAAAGCAAACGCTTATgagagacgacactttttgctttataTGGTATTTTACTTTATAATGGCGTATCTGTTCACTTAAAATTGCGGTCGAAGCGGAAAGtgtactgcacatgcttatctggtaTGGCACAATACGAAGACGCATTAGCCCATTTTTTCCCAGAACTTGGCTAAAATGTTCTTATATGCAAGTAATATATCGATAAATAACGAATTTGCATGATTAACACGTTTCCATACACACGATGGACACTAATATATATTCACGGGGATGTTCGCATGTTTGCCCAATCATAGTTGAGATTGTCGTTTGCATGCATACTTTTTAGACATTTGATGCAAACTCGCAAACGGTTTGAATCAATATGCATGAATGTCATAAATattgcacatgcattttgtcctGAACGACGGTACATTACTATAAGAAAAGCCGAAACTAATACAAAACAACTAATTAATTATAACGCAAAGAGCTTAAAATATACAATTCTACAATTCAGATATTTAACACAATGGTATATATCAATGTTATTCAATCAAGACATATGGAATAACCGTATCTCCTCGTGCGTATGTTACTGCAACTATTTGAGTATTCGCATTTATCCCAAACCATGACGACGCCATTCTCAGAAAGGTTGTTGTGGTCTGAACGCAACATTCCGTACAAtgtatagaaaaataaaataaaaaacagatCTTGTTATGTGAAATAGTTGGAGTGAAGTAATTACATAAGTAAGATGATCGCCGGTTGCTGACTTCATTTATATAAAggaaatattttgtattgataaatatttacCATACGTGCTGCTATGTACTTTATGCTTGTGACAATGTCGtcatataaacatttatatataataaaccgTCACTAATTTTAAGTGCATTGCAGTTTATGCATTATTTGTCTTCGtatatgtatgtctgttttttgtcatatttttttttacaatatcatagaatgcatttataaattttatattcaCACTTTAATACTACAGAAATAAATGTGCAACAATCATGTTTCTCCACTTCGTGCCTATAGATTTTATGCCAACTTTTAAATAATGATGCGTGTGCCAGACATTTCAAACCAAAATACCTTATAAAAGGTCTGCCCGGACCAGTCACACACCTTTTATTAGTCTTGATTTAAGAGAAAATTAGTGTAACGTTTTGTTAAAGTTGGCTGTTGACATGAATCCAGTCTGGAAATCCCCGTCTCTAGTTGAGCTGTCTCTggaataaattaatttcaaaagcAAATTTAAGAGATTGTTTGTCGACGGAGAAGGATATTGTCTTAAGTCAAATGATCTGTATTCTGGACtgactttgtttatttttgccTATGACTTGGATGACTTTTTTATTATTGTCTATGACTTGACCGACTTCTTTTTTTGTCAATGACTGGACTGACTTCTTTTTTTTGTATGTAACTTGCCTGACTTCTTTATTCCTCTATATGACTTGACTGACTTCTTTTTATTGCCTATGACTTGATTGACGtctttattttttcatgtaacttgactGACTTCTTTTTTCTTGTCAATGacttgattatatattttttatatagctTAACTGAATTCtttattcttgtccataacttgACTGActtctttattattgtttatgactTGACTGACTTCTTTCTTTTGGTCTTATGACTTAATGACTATGGGCTTAGGCTTTCTGGTGTTAAGTCAACTTTTCAACAGACCCTCCGCTAACGCCGCATTTGAATCGGCATTACGTAAAAGAGTTGGTTTGAAACAAAGACATATATGTAGCATACCCAGAATTTAATTAACACAGAGTCGATGGTTGTTTCGATAGTctaaaagtttatttgaaaaatgCTATTAAAATTACCCATCAGCACGCTGTGTGGTATGTTACAATGTgcataacaagataagtattgatgcaaatttcagtgtaaaaggcactcaatgaagttacatggaacgattttttctactgtaaatattaatatattggccgattattttaaacaaaatagaaaaatatactggtataaccattatctataattttgtgtaatAACCCCCAAAtgaccattatttatgatgttgtgttataaccctcaaatatttcatagttcattttatttaaattggtttccttttttactggcatccgtgtgcagttttcattaatggaacagaactgtgtaagCTTTAAAAAATCTGcgtcatcttgtaagcgtaatttcatattttttcaacttcaaggggagatgattctgaacttatttttacgttgctcatttacgataggggttctgtactcattgatatgaaaacactgtaaaattttgaaaaaaacattgaatgaaaaatgtaaattgcataaaaaagttgcatttcacaatactttgaaattcagtaaaagatcataatagatttattgctccgatatacatcattttcaataaggttcgagtaatactgatataaaaacacttaacaagtttggaaaaattcagacgaaagttgtgaaatcttttaaacaagtggaaattgtttattttgtcaaatttaatagaaaaaattctggacttattgtctcGATGTTTCTCGTTTTAAATGAgttaaaaatgctcattgatatgaagacactgtaagtttggaaagaatctgaagaaaaatgttgacataatcatctaaccaagcagtttttcacttttatttttaaattcacagagacataattctggacttatggtccgatattgctcatatagagtttgggtggggtcctcattgataaaaacctgtgaaagtttgggaacaatcggatgaaaattttggactttaaacaacgatttcaaaatttctcaaattctaaggaagataactatggacgtaatggtcggataatgctcaagggcccataccacctggatagtaatacgtgtcgcgcttcacgCTCTATaagtggttcttaaaaaaaaacacaccgaggagtgcttgactctagggaaacgggttgctgggacacagctcctccttgataagcggctgcttcctttatcgcaactcattgttacaatcaataatacgtgtcgcgcttcgcgctctatatgtggtagggatagtacttaggacatatgatagacaaccataaaaatacatggataatagatgtgttgtatgcatttatttgttaatataaaaacacgtttatttttttataagatatttaagtgatgtaagaaattttaattaacgttgtcaccacgagGCATCcattaattgtaataaaaatgtctaattgtagtaaaatggattttaaaatgtctacataaaataaagctttattatatttattaacctgactgaaaaaaattgtcagccgccgaactgttccgtttgtgccggaacccgggattgaaccgggggcctttagatgattgttgcgtaaacaacttcagtctaacgctctcccagctgagctattccggctgacatcatttatgtactgctatttggtgaagttgtgtataacgatcgttattatatgtctattaataaactaatacattgtacgttttcgttcCACttcgccttccaataaacttgcttgcgcgataggtcgtcaaatatcgtactacattgattctccactaaataagcaaattagaaaaaccacaaaataaatatattttgattatgttttgtttttatacaaaaccagaaagtttcgcgtatttgcccagtccctgtgatctttctcCTGTGATCAGTTgaggatcagttattaattaaaacaattagctttgcattattggcaatcaATGTTGTAAtgaatgtaataggcacaaatgcagtacttatttacactaatttacacaaaaaatcaccactatgcaagatattcttaaaacaaaaatatatacattgatccgtaaaataacttctcctcccataagcgaaaaaaaaatgcattacatactagtcgccgctctacAGAGCGACGCCATTAATAGCGTATACACGTCGACCAAACGATTTTCTTAGCGGTATATAAAGTATATAGGCCATGTCCTAATAGGGGTCTCCATGCACCCCCCCCACACCTGGAATTAATTTTGACCTATACCAAGTTGTTCAGTATCTCaagtaattaatttttttcacttgtcctcaaagataaactcaattgaaaATATTCATATCAACCAGTTTCCTTGGCAACCGCCACTCAAAATTAGAAAACGGACCAGGGCGACTATAtcatatcattattatattatatcttatcgtAATACAAACTAATTAGTGTTTAAACTAAGGCTACACATTGTGCTTTATCTTaaagaccaaattatatatttatctcatttgcaaattcatgaatataaatgagaaactaacaaaatcgggaaaaaaagacaaatattacTATATATACTAGAATATTTTTTTGTACAGATTGTGTGTTTAGTAAATATGTCAATGTCAGCA
Protein-coding sequences here:
- the LOC127845473 gene encoding uncharacterized protein LOC127845473, which produces MLTMESSQAVKRQARLSAVGRELANVNNRIDSVNTKVDLVTRGLSPVPNKMSNLEQEVGQRGRKLEELEERNKLHSAKLKLLQNEIKYEKMRADMLMDYAKIKRDAQGNGDIYHTNGGQFYGEGDVRGQVPVADAYEDRMGGPPGSPRRSHAGTPRVEAAPPKSPPKPVAQTPRHPKYQSDMGPYIRIGDADTWRYQDNKADNTNQDIVNKQNINDRMLDFEELQKERRRHIYGFHDSTAINPQLWEEKPKHRKYPWFDHETLPYPGGFMFIRFDDAGYDMMNNALKMQQSICRHAGGYLIGIARKEKIYVYEIAQQNKQQNWSLARNQPHRQARATENAVAAFWFTKREAAESYFENGYRNRLREPCFPTPNGYEAYYVPLLSAPPMRPANTFLFIEFLMHPSKHAEYQERLTQFEAEMRDDMQRLVPECRPMVVSSQTGRVIFKPGLFVSPYSKLFISRFESQRDVDEILRIGMIEGLRRKWNLPSEMNVFSMTVEDAF